The Vicia villosa cultivar HV-30 ecotype Madison, WI linkage group LG1, Vvil1.0, whole genome shotgun sequence genome includes a region encoding these proteins:
- the LOC131593496 gene encoding uncharacterized protein LOC131593496, producing MWMRDFQLVPYLEEFSHLLGLPVLNQIPYTGKEEDPKLEVIAGALHLPRSEVEKVWISKKEYSGLPLDFLYEKAEIFAKASSMDALEAVLSLLIFGQVLFFHYDKIVDVAAIKIFLSKNPVPTLLGDLLHSIHFREFEITLLFDSCGEFPNIPLLGVRGGITYNPILARHQFGFALKDKPRSLYLSSEYFSYDSDKSKKRDLFIKAWSKVKKVGAKDMGRRNYMPWDPYFQWVYDRVMEFGMPYPSDTPIVPRVAPPAVPVAFEPYLPTPNEDLVATVNQLKRERDVFERRLRKVEVEKEVLTQDAKERDTLLDYFSHKWKIEDFVSPGQINSWENEISRLVQEREEMIKAHKEEVRVLKRRRRQEDKNPGI from the exons ATGTGGATGAG agattttcagttgGTACCATATTTGGAAGAATTCTCACACTTGCTGGGGCTCCCTGTGCTCAACCAAATCCCTTACACtggtaaagaagaagatcctaagTTGGAAGTCATCGCTGGTGCCCTACACTTGCCAAGATCTGAGGTTGAGAAAGTTTGGATTAGTAAGAAAGAGTACTCTGGATTACCCCTTGATTTCCTCTACGAAAAAGCGGAGATTTTTGCTAAGGCTTCAAGTATGGATGCTTTAGAAGCTGTTTTGTCTCTTTTAATCTTTGGACAAGTTCTATTCTTCCATTATGACAAAATTGTTGATGTGGCTGCTATCAAGATATTTCTAAGTAAGAATCCCGTTCCTACTTTACTTGGTGATTTGTTACATTCTATTCACTTCCGA GAGTTTGAAATAACTTTACTATTTGATAGTTGTGGGGAATTCCCTAATATACCGCTTCTTGGCGTTCGTGGGGGAATAACGTATAATCCTATtctagctcgacatcagtttggttttgctttgaaggaTAAGCCACGTTCCTTGTATCTCAGTTCAGAATACTTCAGCTATGATTCAGATAAGTCAAAGAAAAGAGATCTTTTCATCAAGGCTTGGTCGAAAGTAAAGAAAGTTGGTGCAAAAGACATGGGAAGAAGAAATTACATGCCATGGGACCCGTACTTCcaatgggtttatgatcgagttATGGAATTTGGGATGCCTTACCCTTCTGATACGCCCATAGTACCAAGGGTAGCTCCTCCTGCTGTCCCAGTTGCATTCGAGCCTTATCTTCCTACTCCAAACGAAGATCTTGTTGCAACTGTTAACCAACTGAAGAGGGAAAGGGATGTCTTTGAGAGACGCTTACGAAAGGTTGAAGTTGAAAAAGAAGTGTTGACACAAGATGCTAAAGAGCGAGACACTTTACTTGACTATTTTTCTCATAAATGGAAAATTGAAGATTTCGTTTCCCCGGGTCAGATTAACTCATGGGAAAATGAAATTTCTAGGCTTGttcaagaaagagaagaaatgatCAAGGCACACAAGGAAGAAGTCAGGGTTCTTAAAAGGAGGCGTCgtcaagaagacaaaaatcctggAATTtag